CGCCCCGGCCAATGATCCATCTCGGTGGGATGTCTGGAATGGCACGGCTTTCGAAGAGGCAGCCGTTCTCGGTGAACAGGGATGGACAGTAAATAAGACGGAATGTGCACGTGTCGGGCCGGTCGGTGTTTCGTCGATCCGCGGCTTGGTCCGCGATGAAGCAACCAACAACTTTATTACCGTCTATCTCCATCGCATCCGCAAAAAGGACGCGCCAGATATTGCCGGTTTCTTTTATTCGGTCTCCGATGATCTGAAAAACTGGTCGGAGCCCAGACTCCTCTATCAACAACCGTTGCGCCGGGATGCGGAAAAAGGTGATCCGTTTGTCGCCTATCCGGCAATCATTGATGAAGACAGTCGGGATCGCTTGTTTGGCACCGTTGATAATGACGCCAGCCTTCTCTTCGTCCGTCTGGTGCCCAAACCTTACAAAGACCGCTGGCGTGTTCCGCGCCAACTGATCCGTGTTCCGATCACGATCAAGGAGGACTAACCAATGCCTATGGAATTTAATGCATTTGATATTGATGGCCCGGTTCTGTTTGTGCCCAACCGGCATCGCGATGCCCGTGGCGTCTTTGCCGAAATCTTTCGCAATGACGAATTTCGCGATGCAGTCGGTGAAGTTGATCTGGTGCAGGAAAACCAGTCAATCAGCCAGCCGATCAACACCCTTCGCGGCCTGCATTATCAAACAGCCCCTTATGCACAAGGGAAACTGGTTCGTGTAACACAGGGGGCGATCATGGATGTGGCGGTCGATATTCGTCCGCATTCGGCGACGTTTGGACGCCATATCAAAATCGAACTCAGCTCGGATAACTGGTATCAGCTCTGGATCCCCGAAGGGTTCGCGCATGGCTTCAAGACTTTGCGGCCCGATACACACGTTATGTACAAGGCTTCAAACTATTACAGCCCGGATCATGAACGCGGGATTCTCTGGAACGATCCCGATCTGCGCATTGACTGGGAACTTTATGGGCAACAGCCGGTGCTGTCGAAAAAAGACCTCGATTTAAAACGCTTCATAGATACGCAGGCTTATGTTTCGGCAGGGATGCCAACCAGCAGCGGATTTCAGCAAATCGACGGCTTTATATAATGATGTCTTGCTCTGCTCTGCTCTGTTCCTGTGTGAATGCAATATCCCTGACCGGTCTCCGGGGCGGCGACTATCGGTGCGATCGTGACACTCTATATATAATGTCATAATGGTTGGTGTGATGCTGTTGCGGTGGCGCTGTGATTCGCGATGGGCGAATCAGATTTCATTGTATCCGCCCGTCGGGGGAATTTTCGGCCGGTGAATTGCAATGGAAGACGGCATTCTGCACAAAAACACGAACAAAACTCTCTGGAAATGACACGTATTTGGCGAAAATCCTTGGGGTAAGTCGGGGTTTTGACCTGTTTTACAGTTTTCTGACATTTTTCCTCAGAAAGGTATTTACAGGTTTGGATTAGGGCCCTATAACCCGCCTCCACCGACGGGGTGCGGCGCTGCGGAGCGGCGAGGTGTTCCGGTCGGGATTTAGGGCTTCGGTCCTTGTTTAG
Above is a window of Alphaproteobacteria bacterium DNA encoding:
- the rfbC gene encoding dTDP-4-dehydrorhamnose 3,5-epimerase; translation: MPMEFNAFDIDGPVLFVPNRHRDARGVFAEIFRNDEFRDAVGEVDLVQENQSISQPINTLRGLHYQTAPYAQGKLVRVTQGAIMDVAVDIRPHSATFGRHIKIELSSDNWYQLWIPEGFAHGFKTLRPDTHVMYKASNYYSPDHERGILWNDPDLRIDWELYGQQPVLSKKDLDLKRFIDTQAYVSAGMPTSSGFQQIDGFI